In one window of Prevotella sp. E13-17 DNA:
- a CDS encoding tetratricopeptide repeat protein, with translation MRRLLYIGIGSVISFLLMTACSTQKNTGKSRFWHSFTAKYNTYYNGSLAYIEGDEEKEKGNKDNFTEMLPLYAVGNKASRDLGKGKYDRTIEKMEKAIKMHSIKAKPQWNKTRKKTARDREWLSRGEYNPFLWKAWMLMGQAQFQKGSFDEAAATFSYVSRLYQGQPAINNMARAWLARCYTELDWLYDAEDVIRNMNRDSIHYKAQRAWDATLADYYLKNGELEKALPYLRKTAKHEKRTTQKARIWFLTGQVEAALNHKELAYKAYQKVVRLNPPYELEFNARIAQTEVMAKGSAKKMIGRLKRMAASDNNKDYLDQVYYAIGNIYLMQNDTAKAIGAYETGNEKATRGGIEKGVLLLKLGNLYWEKEKYNDAQRCYGEAIGLLDKDRDDYESLALRSKVLDELVPHTDAVYLQDSLQALAKLTEKERLAAIDRVIDALKKKEKEERDKALEAEVEKLQQNAGAAGGRNTRNTTPQRDNSAAKDGKWYFYNQMAVNQGKQQFQREWGKRENVDDWQRANKTVVNLQGETNSEEATDSLDLAGNAEDTETDNNADNAEADSLANDPHNREYYLAQIPFTEEQVAESNAAIMDGLFNSGIIFKDKLENLRLSEKQLLRLTSQYPDYEQNDQAWYHLFLLYSLKGDTLTANNCLTRMQTDYPESEWTILLSDPYFAENARFGEHLEDSIYGATYEAFKANKHEMIQANAKLSAERFPLGENRPKFLFINGLSLLNQGDAKGCVENLKMVVEKYPQSEVSEMAGMIVKGVQEGRTLHGGKFDLDDVWSRRDITADNDSVDADTLSAERNVPFHFILVYQTDSLNENQLLFEMARFNFSNFLVRNFDLEIEHDNGISRMLIRGFLNFDEALQYARQLRSTQTMNEILKRCRSLIISEHNLGLIGSRFSYKDYDEFYEKVFLPLPVTNEDLLQKPDYEQPVVDAEDEVAPAQDKDSEEEVFDLEDLW, from the coding sequence ATGCGTAGATTATTATATATAGGTATAGGTAGCGTCATCAGCTTCCTGCTGATGACAGCATGCTCTACGCAAAAAAATACGGGAAAGAGCCGATTCTGGCATTCTTTCACAGCCAAATACAACACTTACTACAACGGTTCTCTGGCCTACATCGAGGGTGACGAGGAGAAAGAAAAGGGCAACAAGGACAACTTCACGGAGATGTTGCCCCTCTATGCTGTGGGCAACAAAGCAAGCCGGGACCTGGGAAAGGGGAAATATGACCGCACGATAGAGAAGATGGAGAAAGCCATCAAGATGCACTCTATCAAGGCTAAACCGCAATGGAACAAGACAAGGAAGAAGACTGCACGCGACAGGGAATGGCTGTCACGCGGCGAGTATAACCCATTCCTATGGAAAGCGTGGATGCTGATGGGACAGGCGCAGTTTCAGAAGGGCTCATTCGATGAAGCTGCTGCCACATTCTCGTACGTGAGCAGACTGTATCAGGGACAGCCGGCCATCAACAACATGGCACGCGCCTGGCTGGCTCGCTGCTACACGGAGCTGGACTGGCTGTATGACGCCGAGGACGTGATTAGAAACATGAACCGCGACAGCATCCACTACAAGGCTCAAAGGGCATGGGATGCGACATTGGCGGACTACTATTTGAAGAATGGCGAACTGGAAAAGGCTCTGCCCTACCTGCGCAAGACAGCTAAACACGAGAAGCGTACGACCCAAAAGGCGCGCATCTGGTTTCTGACAGGACAGGTGGAGGCGGCACTGAACCACAAGGAGCTGGCATACAAGGCTTACCAAAAGGTGGTGAGACTGAACCCGCCCTATGAACTGGAGTTTAATGCGCGAATAGCTCAGACCGAGGTCATGGCAAAGGGTAGTGCCAAGAAAATGATTGGACGACTGAAACGCATGGCGGCATCGGACAATAATAAGGATTACCTAGATCAGGTGTATTATGCCATTGGCAACATCTACTTGATGCAGAACGACACGGCAAAAGCAATCGGTGCTTATGAAACGGGCAACGAAAAGGCTACGCGTGGTGGCATAGAGAAAGGGGTGCTGCTGCTGAAACTGGGCAACCTGTACTGGGAAAAGGAGAAATATAACGACGCTCAACGCTGCTATGGCGAGGCAATAGGTCTGCTGGACAAAGACCGCGATGACTATGAGAGTCTGGCACTTCGCTCGAAAGTGCTCGACGAACTGGTGCCTCACACCGATGCGGTCTATCTGCAGGACTCTCTGCAAGCGTTGGCAAAACTGACTGAAAAGGAACGTCTGGCTGCCATCGACCGGGTGATAGACGCTCTGAAAAAGAAAGAAAAGGAGGAACGCGACAAGGCCTTGGAAGCTGAAGTGGAGAAACTGCAGCAGAACGCAGGGGCTGCCGGCGGACGTAACACACGCAACACGACACCACAACGAGACAACTCTGCGGCAAAGGATGGCAAGTGGTACTTCTACAACCAGATGGCTGTGAACCAGGGTAAGCAGCAGTTCCAACGAGAGTGGGGAAAGCGTGAGAACGTGGACGACTGGCAGCGCGCGAACAAAACGGTGGTGAACCTGCAGGGGGAGACCAACAGCGAGGAAGCAACCGACAGTCTGGACTTGGCGGGAAATGCGGAGGACACTGAGACTGACAACAACGCCGACAATGCGGAAGCTGACTCGTTAGCCAACGACCCACACAACCGCGAATACTACTTGGCACAGATACCTTTCACCGAAGAACAGGTGGCTGAGAGCAATGCGGCCATCATGGACGGATTGTTCAACTCGGGAATTATCTTCAAAGATAAGCTGGAGAACCTGAGACTGTCGGAGAAACAGCTACTGAGACTGACTTCGCAATATCCTGACTACGAGCAGAACGACCAGGCTTGGTATCATCTGTTCTTGTTGTACTCTCTAAAGGGCGACACGCTGACTGCCAACAACTGTCTGACAAGGATGCAGACTGACTACCCCGAGAGCGAATGGACCATCTTGCTGAGTGACCCGTACTTTGCGGAAAACGCACGCTTTGGGGAACATCTTGAGGACTCTATCTATGGGGCTACCTACGAGGCATTCAAGGCAAACAAGCACGAGATGATTCAGGCGAACGCGAAACTGTCGGCAGAGCGTTTTCCACTGGGTGAGAACAGACCGAAGTTTTTGTTCATCAACGGACTGAGCCTGCTGAATCAGGGCGATGCTAAAGGTTGTGTAGAGAACCTGAAAATGGTGGTAGAGAAATATCCGCAGAGCGAGGTGTCGGAGATGGCTGGCATGATTGTCAAGGGTGTGCAGGAAGGCAGAACTCTGCATGGCGGCAAGTTTGACTTGGATGACGTTTGGTCTAGACGCGACATCACGGCTGACAATGACTCTGTGGATGCCGACACGCTGTCGGCAGAGCGTAACGTGCCGTTCCACTTTATCTTGGTATATCAGACGGACTCGCTGAACGAGAACCAGCTATTGTTCGAGATGGCACGATTTAACTTCTCGAACTTCTTAGTACGTAACTTCGACTTGGAGATAGAACATGACAACGGCATCAGCCGCATGCTGATACGTGGCTTCCTGAATTTCGACGAGGCGCTGCAATATGCACGTCAATTGCGTAGCACGCAGACCATGAACGAGATATTGAAGAGGTGTCGTTCTTTGATTATCAGTGAGCACAACCTCGGACTGATAGGTTCGCGTTTTAGCTACAAGGACTACGATGAATTCTACGAAAAGGTGTTCCTGCCACTGCCTGTCACCAATGAGGATCTGCTGCAGAAGCCTGACTACGAGCAACCTGTGGTAGATGCTGAGGACGAGGTGGCTCCGGCACAGGACAAGGACAGCGAGGAGGAAGTGTTTGACTTAGAAGACTTATGGTAA
- a CDS encoding 3-phosphoshikimate 1-carboxyvinyltransferase, translating to METYNIIAPERLQATIKLPASKSISNRALIIHALTGGDMLPDNLSDCDDTEVIIQALERMPHVIDIKAAGTAMRFMTAFLSATEHGEHIITGTERMKHRPIKLLVDALRHLGADIEYEGENGFPPLKINGQQLEGGELEIAGNMSSQYTSALLMVGPVLKKGLTLRLTGEIISRPYIDLTLWTMREFGADAEWTSIDTITVQPKPYVARPYLIENDWSGASYWYEMVALSKDEEAEVKLSGLMDGSKQGDSGVRYLFSLLGVKTIFETKEPGIPTTVTLKKSGRHVPRLEYDFVNMPDLAQTFVCTCCALGVPFHFTGLQTLKIKETDRMAALTTEMRKLGIELKSVNGSELMWDGKRSATTEGNDCYTIDTYEDHRMALAFAPMAFRMPICINNPQVVSKSYPMFWDDLEKTGFVINKQ from the coding sequence ATGGAGACTTACAACATCATAGCACCGGAAAGACTGCAGGCTACCATCAAACTGCCTGCCTCGAAGAGCATTTCGAACCGGGCACTCATCATACATGCACTGACAGGAGGGGACATGCTGCCCGACAACCTGAGCGACTGTGACGACACAGAAGTGATCATTCAAGCATTGGAACGGATGCCTCACGTCATCGACATCAAAGCGGCTGGCACTGCCATGCGCTTTATGACGGCTTTTCTGTCGGCCACAGAACATGGTGAACACATCATCACGGGCACAGAACGCATGAAGCACAGACCTATCAAACTGCTGGTTGACGCCCTGAGACACCTGGGAGCCGACATCGAATATGAAGGAGAAAACGGTTTTCCACCGCTGAAAATCAACGGACAGCAGCTGGAGGGCGGTGAGCTGGAGATTGCGGGCAACATGTCGTCGCAATACACCTCAGCACTGCTGATGGTTGGACCCGTGCTGAAAAAGGGACTGACACTGCGACTGACCGGCGAGATTATTTCGCGACCATACATCGACTTGACGCTCTGGACCATGCGTGAGTTTGGCGCTGACGCCGAGTGGACCTCGATAGACACCATCACCGTGCAGCCTAAGCCCTACGTGGCGCGTCCCTATTTGATTGAGAACGACTGGAGCGGTGCCAGCTATTGGTATGAGATGGTGGCGCTGTCGAAGGATGAGGAGGCTGAGGTGAAACTTAGCGGACTGATGGACGGGTCGAAACAGGGTGACTCAGGTGTGCGCTACCTGTTCAGTCTGCTGGGGGTGAAGACCATCTTCGAGACCAAGGAACCTGGCATACCCACCACCGTGACCCTGAAGAAGAGCGGACGTCACGTGCCCAGACTGGAATATGACTTTGTGAACATGCCCGACCTGGCGCAAACATTTGTTTGTACGTGCTGTGCACTGGGGGTGCCCTTCCACTTCACGGGATTGCAGACGCTGAAGATCAAGGAGACCGACCGCATGGCTGCATTGACAACAGAAATGAGAAAACTGGGCATCGAACTGAAGAGTGTGAACGGTAGCGAGCTGATGTGGGACGGCAAGCGTTCGGCAACGACCGAAGGGAACGACTGCTACACCATTGACACCTATGAGGATCACCGCATGGCACTGGCCTTTGCACCAATGGCCTTCCGTATGCCTATCTGTATCAACAACCCGCAGGTGGTCAGCAAGTCGTACCCGATGTTTTGGGATGATCTCGAGAAAACAGGATTTGTAATCAACAAACAATAA
- a CDS encoding DUF6377 domain-containing protein, with translation MRKLLINLFVCCATIVYAQQVDIEARYRLIDEAIAQSSSYVAQREAKISAARHAFDINSGQQKMDVGYQLYELYRPFVSDSAIYFLRQCISLADLQGNRNLSVRCRSQLAICCSNIGLYDEALTILDSIHVDSSLDKIVLGTYYEAYNNIYGELGYYTHLEDMRQIYWQKEQHYKQLMYDYLPATSEACFVRREQDAQNAGDIKTALAINDEWMKTVEPGSHRYAMTTLYRFIDYKIQRDTAQMMYWLTESVLSDIRNAVMDQGSMWELANQLMLSGDVDRASRYISYTSDCANRYGSRQRNWQIAPLLSHIAKEYKSQSERTTSQLLCALSVISVMLVLLLAILYIVHHRNIQLNAARNDLRTSNDELAMVNDLLASQKDELSQLNARLSESNRVKEEYIGRFMSLCAQYIDKLDNYRKLVNKKMKNKELEELYQMSKSTELKEKELEELYENFDSVFLHLFPGFIDDFNALLQPEMRIHPKAENRLTTDIRIFALIRLGFEDSSKIAEFLHYSVNTIYNYRARIKNGALGNRELFEEQVKAL, from the coding sequence ATGAGAAAACTATTAATCAACCTTTTCGTGTGTTGTGCCACCATCGTTTATGCCCAGCAAGTCGATATTGAGGCGCGTTACCGTCTGATTGATGAGGCCATAGCCCAGTCTTCGTCATATGTTGCCCAGCGCGAAGCAAAAATATCGGCAGCACGCCATGCCTTCGACATCAACAGCGGGCAGCAAAAAATGGATGTGGGCTATCAGTTGTACGAACTCTACCGCCCCTTTGTCAGCGACTCAGCCATCTATTTTCTCCGCCAGTGTATCTCGCTGGCCGATCTGCAGGGCAACCGCAACTTATCCGTGCGTTGTCGTTCGCAGTTGGCCATCTGCTGTTCAAACATCGGCCTTTATGACGAGGCCCTCACCATACTCGACTCCATCCATGTCGATAGCAGTCTTGATAAAATTGTGCTGGGCACCTATTATGAAGCCTATAATAATATTTATGGTGAGCTTGGCTATTACACCCATCTCGAAGATATGCGCCAGATATACTGGCAAAAAGAACAACACTACAAGCAGCTGATGTACGACTACCTGCCTGCCACCAGCGAAGCATGCTTTGTTCGCCGCGAGCAGGATGCTCAGAACGCAGGCGACATCAAGACGGCACTTGCCATCAATGACGAGTGGATGAAGACCGTTGAGCCTGGCAGCCATCGTTATGCCATGACCACCCTTTATCGTTTCATCGACTATAAGATACAGCGCGACACCGCACAGATGATGTACTGGCTCACCGAGTCGGTGCTGAGCGACATCCGCAATGCCGTGATGGACCAGGGCAGCATGTGGGAACTGGCCAACCAACTGATGCTCAGTGGCGATGTCGATCGTGCTTCGCGCTACATTAGCTATACCAGCGACTGTGCCAACCGTTATGGTTCGCGTCAGCGCAATTGGCAGATAGCCCCCCTGTTGTCGCACATCGCCAAGGAGTATAAGTCGCAGAGCGAACGCACCACCTCGCAGTTGCTTTGTGCGCTGTCTGTGATTAGCGTGATGTTGGTACTGCTGTTAGCCATTCTTTACATTGTGCATCACCGCAACATCCAGTTGAATGCCGCCCGTAACGACCTGCGCACCTCTAACGATGAGTTGGCCATGGTCAACGATCTGTTGGCCAGCCAGAAGGACGAGTTGTCGCAACTCAATGCCCGGTTGTCGGAGAGCAATCGCGTGAAGGAAGAATATATAGGTCGATTCATGAGCCTCTGCGCACAATATATTGACAAGCTCGATAACTATCGCAAGTTGGTCAACAAGAAGATGAAGAACAAAGAACTTGAAGAACTCTACCAGATGTCAAAGTCCACCGAGCTCAAGGAGAAAGAATTGGAAGAACTATATGAAAACTTTGACAGCGTCTTTTTGCATCTTTTCCCCGGTTTTATCGATGATTTCAATGCTTTGCTGCAGCCCGAAATGCGTATTCATCCTAAAGCAGAGAACCGACTGACCACCGACATTCGCATCTTTGCTCTTATCCGCTTGGGATTTGAAGACTCGTCGAAGATTGCCGAATTCCTCCACTATTCCGTCAACACTATCTATAATTACCGTGCGCGTATCAAAAACGGTGCACTCGGCAATCGTGAGTTGTTTGAAGAGCAAGTGAAGGCTTTGTGA